A genomic segment from Glycine soja cultivar W05 chromosome 20, ASM419377v2, whole genome shotgun sequence encodes:
- the LOC114402937 gene encoding cysteine-rich receptor-like protein kinase 25 isoform X3: MFWRNMLLFNSHVDVTVTFLLLLFLSLFGIGSSSAAPFYIDTYCPKNASYNSNVTFETNLKVLLATLVSNVSMSGFYYTFMGLGTTSVANGQFLCRGDASAATCQDCIATAAKEITRLCPNKTESIIWYDECTLYFTNHYFSRTGIEPRAMLSDDRNISASDLDSFNRTLFSLLNDLAEEAANSQSAKKFATGQSRFDGSSPQRTVYALAECAPTETSTQCEECLKNAISTLPSCCGGKQGARALLAHCDVRYELFLFYNTSGTSVIYAGNKKSVSRVILIVVPVVVSVFLLCGVCYFILKRSRKRYKTLLRENFGEESATLEALQFGLATIEAATNKFSYERRIGEGGFGVVYKGIFPDGREIAVKKLSRSSGQGAIEFKNEILLIAKLQHRNLVTLLGFCLEEEEKILIYEFVSNKSLDYFLFDPYKSKQLSWSERYKIIEGITQGISYLHEHSRLKVIHRDLKPSNVLLDSNMNPKISDFGMARIVAIDQYQGRTNRIVGTYGYMSPEYAMHGQFSEKSDVFSFGVIVLEIISAKRNTRSVFSDHDDLLSYAWEQWMDEAPLNIFDQSIKAEFCDHSEVVKCIQIGLLCVQEKPDDRPKMTQVISYLNSSITELPLPKKPINSRQIGRVQKIAVGESSSGSTPSINEMFINYYYGV, from the exons ATGTTTTGGCGCAACATGTTGCTCTTCAACAGCCATGTTGATGTTACTGtaacctttcttcttcttctgttccTATCTCTATTTGGAATTGGATCATCCTCAGCAGCACCCTTTTACATCGATACTTACTGCCCAAAGAACGCATCGTACAATTCCAACGTAACATTCGAAACCAATCTCAAAGTCCTCCTCGCAACTCTCGTCTCCAACGTTTCCATGTCCGGCTTCTACTACACCTTCATGGGCTTGGGAACCACAAGCGTCGCCAACGGCCAGTTCCTCTGCCGCGGCGATGCCTCCGCCGCCACGTGTCAGGACTGCATCGCCACCGCCGCCAAAGAGATAACGCGACTCTGCCCCAACAAAACAGAGTCCATAATATGGTACGACGAGTGCACGCTCTATTTCACAAACCACTACTTCTCCCGCACCGGCATCGAACCGCGAGCCATGTTGTCGGACGACAGGAACATCTCTGCCTCCGACTTGGACAGCTTCAACCGCACGTTGTTCAGCTTGTTGAACGATTTGGCGGAAGAAGCCGCGAATTCTCAGTCGGCGAAGAAATTCGCCACCGGCCAAAGCCGATTCGACGGGTCCTCGCCGCAGAGAACTGTGTATGCCCTGGCAGAGTGCGCGCCCACCGAAACGAGTACTCAGTGTGAAGAGTGTTTGAAAAATGCCATTTCAACTCTTCCTTCGTGTTGCGGAGGAAAACAGGGAGCGAGGGCTCTGCTTGCGCATTGCGATGTTAGATACGAATTGTTCCTCTTTTACAATACTAGCGGAACGTCAG TTATTTATGCAGGAAATAAGAAATCTGTATCGCGAGTAATCTTGATTGTTGTCCCTGTTGTTGTGTCGGTATTTCTCTTATGTGGTGTCTGCTATTTCATATTGAAACGATCAAGGAAGAGATATAAGACTCTTCTAAGGGAAAATT TTGGGGAAGAAAGTGCCACTTTGGAGGCGTTACAATTTGGCTTGGCCACAATTGAAGCTGCCACAAACAAGTTTTCGTATGAAAGGAGAATAGGTGAAGGTGGATTCGGAGTTGTTTATAAG GGTATTTTTCCCGATGGACGAGAAATAGCTGTTAAGAAACTCTCAAGAAGTTCGGGACAAGGTGCAATTGAATTCAAGAATGAGATTTTATTGATAGCAAAACTTCAACACAGAAATTTAGTGACATTGTTAGGATTTTGTttggaagaggaagagaaaatACTTATTTATGAATTTGTGTCCAATAAAAGTCTCGACTACTTTCTATTtg atCCCTACAAGAGCAAACAATTGAGCTGGTCGGAACGTTACAAAATTATTGAAGGAATTACACAAGGAATTTCATATTTACATGAACATTCACGGTTAAAAGTTATTCATCGTGATTTAAAACCTAGTAATGTATTGTTAGATAGCAACATGAATCCAAAGATTTCAGATTTTGGAATGGCAAGAATTGTTGCTATTGATCAATATCAAGGAAGAACAAATAGGATCGTGGGAACATA CGGTTATATGTCTCCGGAATATGCAATGCATGGACAATTTTCAGAAAAGTCAGATGTTTTTAGTTTTGGAGTTATAGTTTTGGAGATAATTAGTGCAAAAAGGAATACTCGTTCTGTTTTTTCGGATCATGATGACCTCTTGAGTTAT GCTTGGGAACAATGGATGGATGAAGCACCATTAAACATATTTGACCAAAGTATTAAGGCGGAGTTTTGTGATCACAGTGAAGTTGTTAAATGCATCCAAATTGGTTTATTATGTGTACAAGAGAAGCCAGATGACAGACCTAAAATGACACAAGTTATTTCATATCTCAATAGCTCTATAACAGAGTTGCCACTTCCTAAAAAACCGATAAATTCTAGACAAATTGGAAGAGTTCAAAAGATTGCAGTAGGGGAATCGAGTTCAGGTTCAACACCATCTATCAATGAAAT gtttattaattattattacggAGTATAA
- the LOC114402937 gene encoding cysteine-rich receptor-like protein kinase 25 isoform X4 — MFWRNMLLFNSHVDVTVTFLLLLFLSLFGIGSSSAAPFYIDTYCPKNASYNSNVTFETNLKVLLATLVSNVSMSGFYYTFMGLGTTSVANGQFLCRGDASAATCQDCIATAAKEITRLCPNKTESIIWYDECTLYFTNHYFSRTGIEPRAMLSDDRNISASDLDSFNRTLFSLLNDLAEEAANSQSAKKFATGQSRFDGSSPQRTVYALAECAPTETSTQCEECLKNAISTLPSCCGGKQGARALLAHCDVRYELFLFYNTSGTSVIYAGNKKSVSRVILIVVPVVVSVFLLCGVCYFILKRSRKRYKTLLRENFGEESATLEALQFGLATIEAATNKFSYERRIGEGGFGVVYKGIFPDGREIAVKKLSRSSGQGAIEFKNEILLIAKLQHRNLVTLLGFCLEEEEKILIYEFVSNKSLDYFLFDPYKSKQLSWSERYKIIEGITQGISYLHEHSRLKVIHRDLKPSNVLLDSNMNPKISDFGMARIVAIDQYQGRTNRIVGTYGYMSPEYAMHGQFSEKSDVFSFGVIVLEIISAKRNTRSVFSDHDDLLSYAWEQWMDEAPLNIFDQSIKAEFCDHSEVVKCIQIGLLCVQEKPDDRPKMTQVISYLNSSITELPLPKKPINSRQIGRVQKIAVGESSSGSTPSINEMSVY, encoded by the exons ATGTTTTGGCGCAACATGTTGCTCTTCAACAGCCATGTTGATGTTACTGtaacctttcttcttcttctgttccTATCTCTATTTGGAATTGGATCATCCTCAGCAGCACCCTTTTACATCGATACTTACTGCCCAAAGAACGCATCGTACAATTCCAACGTAACATTCGAAACCAATCTCAAAGTCCTCCTCGCAACTCTCGTCTCCAACGTTTCCATGTCCGGCTTCTACTACACCTTCATGGGCTTGGGAACCACAAGCGTCGCCAACGGCCAGTTCCTCTGCCGCGGCGATGCCTCCGCCGCCACGTGTCAGGACTGCATCGCCACCGCCGCCAAAGAGATAACGCGACTCTGCCCCAACAAAACAGAGTCCATAATATGGTACGACGAGTGCACGCTCTATTTCACAAACCACTACTTCTCCCGCACCGGCATCGAACCGCGAGCCATGTTGTCGGACGACAGGAACATCTCTGCCTCCGACTTGGACAGCTTCAACCGCACGTTGTTCAGCTTGTTGAACGATTTGGCGGAAGAAGCCGCGAATTCTCAGTCGGCGAAGAAATTCGCCACCGGCCAAAGCCGATTCGACGGGTCCTCGCCGCAGAGAACTGTGTATGCCCTGGCAGAGTGCGCGCCCACCGAAACGAGTACTCAGTGTGAAGAGTGTTTGAAAAATGCCATTTCAACTCTTCCTTCGTGTTGCGGAGGAAAACAGGGAGCGAGGGCTCTGCTTGCGCATTGCGATGTTAGATACGAATTGTTCCTCTTTTACAATACTAGCGGAACGTCAG TTATTTATGCAGGAAATAAGAAATCTGTATCGCGAGTAATCTTGATTGTTGTCCCTGTTGTTGTGTCGGTATTTCTCTTATGTGGTGTCTGCTATTTCATATTGAAACGATCAAGGAAGAGATATAAGACTCTTCTAAGGGAAAATT TTGGGGAAGAAAGTGCCACTTTGGAGGCGTTACAATTTGGCTTGGCCACAATTGAAGCTGCCACAAACAAGTTTTCGTATGAAAGGAGAATAGGTGAAGGTGGATTCGGAGTTGTTTATAAG GGTATTTTTCCCGATGGACGAGAAATAGCTGTTAAGAAACTCTCAAGAAGTTCGGGACAAGGTGCAATTGAATTCAAGAATGAGATTTTATTGATAGCAAAACTTCAACACAGAAATTTAGTGACATTGTTAGGATTTTGTttggaagaggaagagaaaatACTTATTTATGAATTTGTGTCCAATAAAAGTCTCGACTACTTTCTATTtg atCCCTACAAGAGCAAACAATTGAGCTGGTCGGAACGTTACAAAATTATTGAAGGAATTACACAAGGAATTTCATATTTACATGAACATTCACGGTTAAAAGTTATTCATCGTGATTTAAAACCTAGTAATGTATTGTTAGATAGCAACATGAATCCAAAGATTTCAGATTTTGGAATGGCAAGAATTGTTGCTATTGATCAATATCAAGGAAGAACAAATAGGATCGTGGGAACATA CGGTTATATGTCTCCGGAATATGCAATGCATGGACAATTTTCAGAAAAGTCAGATGTTTTTAGTTTTGGAGTTATAGTTTTGGAGATAATTAGTGCAAAAAGGAATACTCGTTCTGTTTTTTCGGATCATGATGACCTCTTGAGTTAT GCTTGGGAACAATGGATGGATGAAGCACCATTAAACATATTTGACCAAAGTATTAAGGCGGAGTTTTGTGATCACAGTGAAGTTGTTAAATGCATCCAAATTGGTTTATTATGTGTACAAGAGAAGCCAGATGACAGACCTAAAATGACACAAGTTATTTCATATCTCAATAGCTCTATAACAGAGTTGCCACTTCCTAAAAAACCGATAAATTCTAGACAAATTGGAAGAGTTCAAAAGATTGCAGTAGGGGAATCGAGTTCAGGTTCAACACCATCTATCAATGAAATGTCC gtttattaa
- the LOC114402937 gene encoding putative receptor-like protein kinase At4g00960 isoform X1, translating into MFWRNMLLFNSHVDVTVTFLLLLFLSLFGIGSSSAAPFYIDTYCPKNASYNSNVTFETNLKVLLATLVSNVSMSGFYYTFMGLGTTSVANGQFLCRGDASAATCQDCIATAAKEITRLCPNKTESIIWYDECTLYFTNHYFSRTGIEPRAMLSDDRNISASDLDSFNRTLFSLLNDLAEEAANSQSAKKFATGQSRFDGSSPQRTVYALAECAPTETSTQCEECLKNAISTLPSCCGGKQGARALLAHCDVRYELFLFYNTSGTSVIYAGNKKSVSRVILIVVPVVVSVFLLCGVCYFILKRSRKRYKTLLRENFGEESATLEALQFGLATIEAATNKFSYERRIGEGGFGVVYKGIFPDGREIAVKKLSRSSGQGAIEFKNEILLIAKLQHRNLVTLLGFCLEEEEKILIYEFVSNKSLDYFLFDPYKSKQLSWSERYKIIEGITQGISYLHEHSRLKVIHRDLKPSNVLLDSNMNPKISDFGMARIVAIDQYQGRTNRIVGTYGYMSPEYAMHGQFSEKSDVFSFGVIVLEIISAKRNTRSVFSDHDDLLSYAWEQWMDEAPLNIFDQSIKAEFCDHSEVVKCIQIGLLCVQEKPDDRPKMTQVISYLNSSITELPLPKKPINSRQIGRVQKIAVGESSSGSTPSINEMSVSIFIPRFINYYYGV; encoded by the exons ATGTTTTGGCGCAACATGTTGCTCTTCAACAGCCATGTTGATGTTACTGtaacctttcttcttcttctgttccTATCTCTATTTGGAATTGGATCATCCTCAGCAGCACCCTTTTACATCGATACTTACTGCCCAAAGAACGCATCGTACAATTCCAACGTAACATTCGAAACCAATCTCAAAGTCCTCCTCGCAACTCTCGTCTCCAACGTTTCCATGTCCGGCTTCTACTACACCTTCATGGGCTTGGGAACCACAAGCGTCGCCAACGGCCAGTTCCTCTGCCGCGGCGATGCCTCCGCCGCCACGTGTCAGGACTGCATCGCCACCGCCGCCAAAGAGATAACGCGACTCTGCCCCAACAAAACAGAGTCCATAATATGGTACGACGAGTGCACGCTCTATTTCACAAACCACTACTTCTCCCGCACCGGCATCGAACCGCGAGCCATGTTGTCGGACGACAGGAACATCTCTGCCTCCGACTTGGACAGCTTCAACCGCACGTTGTTCAGCTTGTTGAACGATTTGGCGGAAGAAGCCGCGAATTCTCAGTCGGCGAAGAAATTCGCCACCGGCCAAAGCCGATTCGACGGGTCCTCGCCGCAGAGAACTGTGTATGCCCTGGCAGAGTGCGCGCCCACCGAAACGAGTACTCAGTGTGAAGAGTGTTTGAAAAATGCCATTTCAACTCTTCCTTCGTGTTGCGGAGGAAAACAGGGAGCGAGGGCTCTGCTTGCGCATTGCGATGTTAGATACGAATTGTTCCTCTTTTACAATACTAGCGGAACGTCAG TTATTTATGCAGGAAATAAGAAATCTGTATCGCGAGTAATCTTGATTGTTGTCCCTGTTGTTGTGTCGGTATTTCTCTTATGTGGTGTCTGCTATTTCATATTGAAACGATCAAGGAAGAGATATAAGACTCTTCTAAGGGAAAATT TTGGGGAAGAAAGTGCCACTTTGGAGGCGTTACAATTTGGCTTGGCCACAATTGAAGCTGCCACAAACAAGTTTTCGTATGAAAGGAGAATAGGTGAAGGTGGATTCGGAGTTGTTTATAAG GGTATTTTTCCCGATGGACGAGAAATAGCTGTTAAGAAACTCTCAAGAAGTTCGGGACAAGGTGCAATTGAATTCAAGAATGAGATTTTATTGATAGCAAAACTTCAACACAGAAATTTAGTGACATTGTTAGGATTTTGTttggaagaggaagagaaaatACTTATTTATGAATTTGTGTCCAATAAAAGTCTCGACTACTTTCTATTtg atCCCTACAAGAGCAAACAATTGAGCTGGTCGGAACGTTACAAAATTATTGAAGGAATTACACAAGGAATTTCATATTTACATGAACATTCACGGTTAAAAGTTATTCATCGTGATTTAAAACCTAGTAATGTATTGTTAGATAGCAACATGAATCCAAAGATTTCAGATTTTGGAATGGCAAGAATTGTTGCTATTGATCAATATCAAGGAAGAACAAATAGGATCGTGGGAACATA CGGTTATATGTCTCCGGAATATGCAATGCATGGACAATTTTCAGAAAAGTCAGATGTTTTTAGTTTTGGAGTTATAGTTTTGGAGATAATTAGTGCAAAAAGGAATACTCGTTCTGTTTTTTCGGATCATGATGACCTCTTGAGTTAT GCTTGGGAACAATGGATGGATGAAGCACCATTAAACATATTTGACCAAAGTATTAAGGCGGAGTTTTGTGATCACAGTGAAGTTGTTAAATGCATCCAAATTGGTTTATTATGTGTACAAGAGAAGCCAGATGACAGACCTAAAATGACACAAGTTATTTCATATCTCAATAGCTCTATAACAGAGTTGCCACTTCCTAAAAAACCGATAAATTCTAGACAAATTGGAAGAGTTCAAAAGATTGCAGTAGGGGAATCGAGTTCAGGTTCAACACCATCTATCAATGAAATGTCCGTGAGTATATTTATTCCCCG gtttattaattattattacggAGTATAA
- the LOC114402937 gene encoding putative receptor-like protein kinase At4g00960 isoform X2 — translation MFWRNMLLFNSHVDVTVTFLLLLFLSLFGIGSSSAAPFYIDTYCPKNASYNSNVTFETNLKVLLATLVSNVSMSGFYYTFMGLGTTSVANGQFLCRGDASAATCQDCIATAAKEITRLCPNKTESIIWYDECTLYFTNHYFSRTGIEPRAMLSDDRNISASDLDSFNRTLFSLLNDLAEEAANSQSAKKFATGQSRFDGSSPQRTVYALAECAPTETSTQCEECLKNAISTLPSCCGGKQGARALLAHCDVRYELFLFYNTSGTSVIYAGNKKSVSRVILIVVPVVVSVFLLCGVCYFILKRSRKRYKTLLRENFGEESATLEALQFGLATIEAATNKFSYERRIGEGGFGVVYKGIFPDGREIAVKKLSRSSGQGAIEFKNEILLIAKLQHRNLVTLLGFCLEEEEKILIYEFVSNKSLDYFLFDPYKSKQLSWSERYKIIEGITQGISYLHEHSRLKVIHRDLKPSNVLLDSNMNPKISDFGMARIVAIDQYQGRTNRIVGTYGYMSPEYAMHGQFSEKSDVFSFGVIVLEIISAKRNTRSVFSDHDDLLSYAWEQWMDEAPLNIFDQSIKAEFCDHSEVVKCIQIGLLCVQEKPDDRPKMTQVISYLNSSITELPLPKKPINSRQIGRVQKIAVGESSSGSTPSINEMSVSIFIPR, via the exons ATGTTTTGGCGCAACATGTTGCTCTTCAACAGCCATGTTGATGTTACTGtaacctttcttcttcttctgttccTATCTCTATTTGGAATTGGATCATCCTCAGCAGCACCCTTTTACATCGATACTTACTGCCCAAAGAACGCATCGTACAATTCCAACGTAACATTCGAAACCAATCTCAAAGTCCTCCTCGCAACTCTCGTCTCCAACGTTTCCATGTCCGGCTTCTACTACACCTTCATGGGCTTGGGAACCACAAGCGTCGCCAACGGCCAGTTCCTCTGCCGCGGCGATGCCTCCGCCGCCACGTGTCAGGACTGCATCGCCACCGCCGCCAAAGAGATAACGCGACTCTGCCCCAACAAAACAGAGTCCATAATATGGTACGACGAGTGCACGCTCTATTTCACAAACCACTACTTCTCCCGCACCGGCATCGAACCGCGAGCCATGTTGTCGGACGACAGGAACATCTCTGCCTCCGACTTGGACAGCTTCAACCGCACGTTGTTCAGCTTGTTGAACGATTTGGCGGAAGAAGCCGCGAATTCTCAGTCGGCGAAGAAATTCGCCACCGGCCAAAGCCGATTCGACGGGTCCTCGCCGCAGAGAACTGTGTATGCCCTGGCAGAGTGCGCGCCCACCGAAACGAGTACTCAGTGTGAAGAGTGTTTGAAAAATGCCATTTCAACTCTTCCTTCGTGTTGCGGAGGAAAACAGGGAGCGAGGGCTCTGCTTGCGCATTGCGATGTTAGATACGAATTGTTCCTCTTTTACAATACTAGCGGAACGTCAG TTATTTATGCAGGAAATAAGAAATCTGTATCGCGAGTAATCTTGATTGTTGTCCCTGTTGTTGTGTCGGTATTTCTCTTATGTGGTGTCTGCTATTTCATATTGAAACGATCAAGGAAGAGATATAAGACTCTTCTAAGGGAAAATT TTGGGGAAGAAAGTGCCACTTTGGAGGCGTTACAATTTGGCTTGGCCACAATTGAAGCTGCCACAAACAAGTTTTCGTATGAAAGGAGAATAGGTGAAGGTGGATTCGGAGTTGTTTATAAG GGTATTTTTCCCGATGGACGAGAAATAGCTGTTAAGAAACTCTCAAGAAGTTCGGGACAAGGTGCAATTGAATTCAAGAATGAGATTTTATTGATAGCAAAACTTCAACACAGAAATTTAGTGACATTGTTAGGATTTTGTttggaagaggaagagaaaatACTTATTTATGAATTTGTGTCCAATAAAAGTCTCGACTACTTTCTATTtg atCCCTACAAGAGCAAACAATTGAGCTGGTCGGAACGTTACAAAATTATTGAAGGAATTACACAAGGAATTTCATATTTACATGAACATTCACGGTTAAAAGTTATTCATCGTGATTTAAAACCTAGTAATGTATTGTTAGATAGCAACATGAATCCAAAGATTTCAGATTTTGGAATGGCAAGAATTGTTGCTATTGATCAATATCAAGGAAGAACAAATAGGATCGTGGGAACATA CGGTTATATGTCTCCGGAATATGCAATGCATGGACAATTTTCAGAAAAGTCAGATGTTTTTAGTTTTGGAGTTATAGTTTTGGAGATAATTAGTGCAAAAAGGAATACTCGTTCTGTTTTTTCGGATCATGATGACCTCTTGAGTTAT GCTTGGGAACAATGGATGGATGAAGCACCATTAAACATATTTGACCAAAGTATTAAGGCGGAGTTTTGTGATCACAGTGAAGTTGTTAAATGCATCCAAATTGGTTTATTATGTGTACAAGAGAAGCCAGATGACAGACCTAAAATGACACAAGTTATTTCATATCTCAATAGCTCTATAACAGAGTTGCCACTTCCTAAAAAACCGATAAATTCTAGACAAATTGGAAGAGTTCAAAAGATTGCAGTAGGGGAATCGAGTTCAGGTTCAACACCATCTATCAATGAAATGTCCGTGAGTATATTTATTCCCCGGTAG